The Daucus carota subsp. sativus chromosome 2, DH1 v3.0, whole genome shotgun sequence genome includes a window with the following:
- the LOC108207306 gene encoding uncharacterized protein LOC108207306 produces MQLLKVTGHLWQLHKGGVDAEVNCVAKIENLFLFVDSGGGDGGGDRGGGHGGGGGMEDAGVGLRWRRWRYDREVGATIARGGEGSGGGRSRGGGGGGGDRGRDGGGGRGGGGATVDIVIEIDDLCCTN; encoded by the exons ATGCAGTTACTCAAAGTTACTGGGCACCTGTGGCAGTTACATAAAGGTGGGGTAGATGCAGAAGTGAATTGTGTGGCTAAGATCGAAA ATCTATTCTTGTTTGTTGATTCTggtggtggtgacggtggtggagatagAGGTGGTGGACATGGAGGGGGAGGGGGCATGGAGGATGCGGGGGTGGGGTTGAGATGGCGGAGGTGGAGGTATGACAGAGAGGTAGGGGCTACGATAGCGCGCGGAGGTGAAGGTAGTGGTGGTGGTAGAAgtcgaggtggaggtggaggtggtggtgaCAGAGGtcgagatggaggtggtggaagAGGTGGAGGTGGGGCGACTGTTGATATAGTTATAGAAATCGATGATTTATgttgtacaaattag
- the LOC108208922 gene encoding disease resistance protein RPV1-like: MDQNASFCHVFLSFRGETRNKFTCFLYEALKAEGFTAFMDRTAIRVGDEVDSTIKEGIRNSMSAIIIFSQNYAYSTWCLDELVLILERKKNSRYFIIPIFYEVEIRDIKHHLGNYGLALEKHRARHNDKVDKWKEALAEVGNILGQHVEGLQSTFIQNIVKLFREKLAAKFPECRLPTLEGPSSQGSSSSSMLRPKPSNDKVILYTISVNNGLGANGLVKKLLMSGNVVFEERNCSTESEYMRELEELVGNDRVRFPMVIVNGKDLCGEEEVEGLDDFENKQKLISVLNHLYVSAKTIENLRDMFSRSLTFQSSIQDQWINRRYS; the protein is encoded by the exons ATGGATCAGAATGCCTCGTTTTGTCATGTCTTCTTGAGTTTCAGAGGGGAAACCCGCAACAAGTTCACATGCTTCTTGTACGAGGCACTGAAAGCCGAAGGATTTACAGCTTTCATGGACAGAACTGCCATACGTGTTGGAGATGAAGTAGATTCAACAATCAAAGAAGGGATCAGAAACTCTATGAGCGCCATAATTATATTCTCCCAAAATTATGCCTATTCTACTTGGTGTCTTGATGAACTTGTTCTTATCCTTGAACGCAAAAAGAACTCGAGGTACTTTATTATACCAATTTTTTATGAGGTCGAAATTCGAGATATTAAACACCACCTTGGAAATTATGGCCTTGCGCTTGAAAAGCATAGGGCTAGGCACAATGACAAGGTAGACAAGTGGAAAGAAGCTCTTGCAGAAGTTGGTAATATTCTTGGACAGCATGTAGAAGG GCTGCAGAGCACCTTTATCCAAAACATTGTAAAATTGTTTCGAGAGAAATTGGCTGCCAAGTTCCCAGAATGCCGCCTTCCTACACTAGAAGGTCCAAGTTCACAAGGCAGTTCTTCATCGTCAATGTTGAGACCTAAGCCATCCAACGACAAGGTGATTCTTTACACAATTAGTGTTAATAATGGCCTAGGTGCAAATGGGTTGGTAAAGAAACTTCTGATGAGTGGGAATGTTGTATTTGAGGAGAGGAATTGTTCaacagaatcagagtatatgaGAGAGCTAGAAGAGCTGGTCGGTAATGACAGGGTAAGGTTCCCTATGGTGATTGTGAATGGGAAGGACTTGTGCGGAGAAGAAGAGGTGGAGGGTTTAGATGATTTCGAGAACAAGCAAAAGCTTATATCAGTACTGAATCATCTCTATGTTTCTGCAAAAACAATAGAAAACCTTCGTGACATGTTTAGTAGGAGTTTAACATTTCAAAGTAGTATTCAGGACCAGTGGATCAATCGGAGATACTCTTAG
- the LOC135150487 gene encoding glycine-rich protein 5-like produces the protein MVGPWFGSLRLSGARSGPGRSLGDALAGPGWIEWGENLRKLPRISESVLVADSGGGCGGGDNGGEGGDGGEEDRGGGEDEGAGGGGGGGGMEGAVEAGGGLDLVRRFDASGDGENVAALWPDELKNLRIKELKEIVQGRGISTGGGGRRGLGLEMRERGGGSRSGVAAMVAGAAGAWWWWPQLR, from the exons atggtggggccaTGGTTTGGCTCTTTAAGACTGTCTGGAGCCCGTTCAGGGCCTGGGAGAAGCCTTGGCGATGCCCTAGCGGGCCCGGGatggattgagtgggg tgaaaacttgcggaAACTGCCCAGAATTTCTGAATCTGTTCTAGTTGCCGATTCAGGTGGTGGTTGCGGTGGTGGAGAtaatggaggtgaaggtggagatggag GTGAGGAAGACCGAGGTGGAGGTGAGGACGAAGGtgcaggtggaggtggaggtgggggtGGAATGGAAGGGGCGGTGGAGGCCGGAGGGGGGTtggatttggtg CGTCGTTTTGATGCTTCCGGCGACGGTGAAAATGTTGCGGCGTTGTGGCCAGATGAGTTGAAGAATCTGAGGATTAAAGAGCTCAAGGAGATTGTGCAAGGACGCGGCATATCGACTGGTGGAGGAGGGCGACGTGGCTTGGGGCTAGAgatgagagagagggggggggggagcaGATCTGGTGTTGCGGCAATGGTGGCCGGGGCTGCTGGTGCGTGGTGGTGGTGGCCACAACTGCGATGA